One Grus americana isolate bGruAme1 chromosome Z, bGruAme1.mat, whole genome shotgun sequence DNA window includes the following coding sequences:
- the RGMB gene encoding repulsive guidance molecule B, translated as MGRAAPCCAVGAEPPRRHGPRCPLFAALGLAALGVLLGSGDCQLQTPCRIQKCTTDFVSLTSHLSSALEGFDLEFCKALRAYSACTYRNSKVCRGNLVYHSAVLGISDLMSQRNCSKDGPTSSTSPELTHDPCNYSGHIEPREHQRGEKTPPPTYLFCGLFGDPHLRTFKDHFQTCKVEGAWPLIDNNYLSVQVTNVPVVPGSSATATNKITIIFKSYQDCTDQKVYQAVTDDLPAAFVDGTTNGGDGNTKSLRIVEKVSGKYIEIHAKYIGTTVYIRQLGRYLTLAIRMPQELVMAYKESQDLQLCVNGCPSSERIDDSGHLPLPVIGQLFPQDGAAHPRSMYTLDTATTKCHEKMLVKDIYFYSCVFDLLTTGDANFTAAAHSALQDVEALHPRKEHWHIFPSSGHGSVGKSSKFFVVFGLVCLILVEFL; from the exons ATGGGGAGAGCTGCGCCTTGCTGCGCCGTCGGGGCTGAGCCGCCACGCCGCCACGGGCCGCGCTGCCCGTTGTTTGCCGCCCTCGGCCTCGCCGCCCTGGGGGTGCTTCTGGGCTCAG GTGACTGCCAGCTGCAAACACCGTGTCGAATCCAGAAGTGCACCACCGATTTTGTATCCTTAACTTCACatctcagctctgctcttgAGGGCTTTGATTTGGAGTTCTGCAAGGCACTGAGAGCATACTCTGCCTGTACCTATCGCAATTCCAAAGTATGCCGTGGAAACCTAGTCTACCATTCGGCAGTGCTTGGGATCAGCGACCTCATGAGCCAGAGAAACTGTTCCAAAGATGGACCCACATCCTCCACCAGCCCTGAATTGACCCATGATCCTTGCAATTACAGTGGTCACATAGAACCCAGGGAACATCAGAGAGGGGAGAAGACTCCTCCTCCTACATATCTATTTTGTGGCTTATTTGGTGATCCTCATCTGAGGACTTTTAAGGATCATTTCCAGACATGCAAAGTGGAAGGTGCTTGGCCCCTCATAGATAATAACTACTTATCAGTGCAAGTGACCAATGTGCCTGTGGTCCCAGGATCCAGCGCTACTGCTACAAATAAG ATAACTATTATCTTTAAATCGTACCAAGACTGTACAGATCAGAAAGTATATCAAGCAGTAACTGATGACTTGCCTGCAGCTTTTGTTGATGGTACAACGAATGGAGGTGATGGGAACACCAAAAGCTTGCGAATTGTGGAGAAAGTCAGTGGCAAATACATCGAAATACATGCAAAGTACATCGGGACCACAGTGTATATACGCCAGCTTGGGCGCTACTTAACATTGGCCATTCGCATGCCTCAAGAGTTGGTCATGGCCTACAAGGAGAGCCAGGATCTACAGCTGTGTGTGAATGGTTGCCCTTCAAGTGAACGTATTGATGATAGTGGCCACTTACCATTGCCTGTGATAGGGCAGTTGTTCCCTCAGGATGGTGCTGCTCATCCACGGTCAATGTACACACTGGATACTGCCACCACTAAATGCCATGAGAAGATGCTGGTGAAGGACATCTATTTTTACTCATGTGTATTTGACCTACTCACCACTGGTGATGCAAActtcacagctgctgctcacagTGCCTTGCAGGATGTGGAGGCATTGCACCCCAGAAAAGAGCACTGGCatatctttcccagtagtggACATGGTAGTGTGGGCAAGAGTAGCAAATTCTTTGTTGTTTTCGGACTTGTGTGCTTGATCCTTGTTGAGTTTTTGTAG